A portion of the Streptomyces erythrochromogenes genome contains these proteins:
- a CDS encoding ClpP family protease, producing MTPLTMLAPRAEEDDTPPGHFDDHLAARLLDQRIVLLGTQVDEVSANRVCAQLLLLSAQDPRSDISLYVNSPGGSVTAGLAIYDTMRLIPNDVSTLAMGFAASMGQFLLTVGTPGKRFALPNARIMMHQPSAGIGGTAADIEIQAENLQFTKKAVERITAQHTGQSEETIARDGDRDRWFTAEQAREYGMVDRVVESLADIRPATPRRRTGL from the coding sequence ATGACTCCCCTCACCATGCTCGCGCCCCGCGCGGAGGAGGACGACACACCGCCCGGCCACTTCGACGACCACCTCGCGGCAAGGCTGCTCGACCAGCGGATCGTCCTCCTCGGCACCCAGGTCGACGAGGTGTCGGCCAACCGGGTGTGCGCGCAGTTGCTGCTGCTGTCGGCGCAGGACCCACGCTCCGACATCAGCCTGTACGTCAACAGCCCCGGCGGGTCGGTCACCGCGGGTCTCGCCATCTACGACACGATGCGGCTCATCCCGAACGACGTCTCAACGCTGGCGATGGGCTTCGCCGCCAGCATGGGCCAGTTCCTGCTCACCGTGGGGACGCCCGGCAAGCGGTTCGCGCTGCCGAACGCGCGGATCATGATGCACCAGCCCTCGGCGGGCATCGGTGGCACCGCCGCGGACATCGAGATCCAGGCGGAGAACCTCCAGTTCACCAAGAAGGCCGTCGAGCGGATCACCGCCCAGCACACCGGGCAGAGCGAGGAGACGATCGCGCGGGACGGCGACCGGGACCGCTGGTTCACGGCCGAACAGGCCAGGGAATACGGGATGGTGGACCGGGTGGTGGAGTCGCTCGCCGACATCCGCCCGGCCACGCCGCGCCGACGGACGGGGCTGTGA
- a CDS encoding transposase: protein MPKPYPEEFRQDVVRVARNRGPGVTVEQVATDFSVHPMTLWKWMRRADIDDGAKPGTTSQENAELREARRRIKLLEQENEVLRRAAAYLSQAHLPGKGSTRS, encoded by the coding sequence GTGCCCAAGCCTTATCCGGAAGAGTTCCGCCAGGACGTCGTGCGGGTCGCGAGGAACCGCGGCCCGGGTGTGACGGTCGAGCAGGTCGCCACCGACTTCAGTGTCCACCCGATGACGCTGTGGAAATGGATGCGTCGGGCGGACATCGACGACGGGGCCAAGCCCGGGACGACCAGCCAGGAGAACGCGGAACTGCGGGAAGCGCGAAGGCGGATCAAGCTGCTGGAGCAGGAGAACGAGGTCCTGCGCCGGGCCGCGGCGTATCTGTCGCAGGCGCATCTGCCGGGAAAAGGATCTACCCGCTCGTGA